One Parageobacillus sp. KH3-4 genomic region harbors:
- a CDS encoding DUF1427 family protein, which produces MKEVILSLVTGVVVGFLFTLFRLPIPAPPALAGIAGIVGVYLGMKVFEWVSYFWK; this is translated from the coding sequence ATGAAAGAAGTGATTTTATCATTAGTGACAGGCGTCGTAGTCGGCTTTTTATTTACGCTGTTTCGTTTGCCGATTCCCGCTCCTCCGGCTTTAGCGGGCATCGCCGGCATCGTTGGGGTGTACTTAGGAATGAAAGTGTTTGAATGGGTGAGTTATTTTTGGAAATAA
- the argS gene encoding arginine--tRNA ligase translates to MNIVEQMKERMKEEIKRAVVSAGLAKEEEVPDVILEVPREKAHGDYSTNMAMQLARIAKKPPRSIAEEIVKHFDQTKVSVKKIDIAGPGFINFYMDNRYLAELIPMIIQAGASYGETNVGKGQKVQVEFVSANPTGDLHLGHARGAAVGDSLCNILEKAGFDVTREYYINDAGNQIYNLAKSVEARYFQALGIDKEMPEDGYYGDDIIEIGKKLAEEYGDKYVHMDEQERLAFFREYGLRYELEKIKKDLADFRVTFDVWYSETSLYKSGKIDEALAILRERGHIYEKDGATWFRSTTFGDDKDRVLIKQDGTYTYLLPDIAYHQDKLRRGFTKIINIWGADHHGYIPRMKAAIAALGYDPDVLEVEIIQLVNLYQNGERVKMSKRTGKAVTMRELMEEVGLDATRYFFAMRSSDTHLDFDMDLAVSQSNENPVYYVQYAHARVCSILRQGEELQLSYEGDLQLDYIQTEKEIELLKKLGEFPSAVSEAALKRMPHRITGYVFELASALHSFYNAEKVLDPENVEKSRARLALMKAVQITLQNALALIGVSAPEKM, encoded by the coding sequence ATGAATATTGTCGAACAAATGAAGGAACGCATGAAAGAGGAAATTAAACGCGCTGTCGTAAGCGCGGGGCTTGCCAAGGAGGAAGAAGTGCCGGATGTCATTTTAGAAGTACCGAGAGAAAAAGCGCATGGAGATTATTCGACAAATATGGCGATGCAGCTGGCACGCATTGCCAAAAAACCTCCGCGCTCGATTGCCGAAGAAATCGTCAAGCATTTCGATCAAACAAAAGTGTCGGTGAAAAAAATTGACATTGCCGGTCCAGGCTTTATTAATTTTTACATGGATAACCGTTATCTTGCGGAACTCATTCCAATGATTATTCAAGCGGGCGCATCTTATGGTGAAACAAATGTCGGAAAAGGGCAAAAAGTCCAAGTGGAGTTTGTTTCCGCAAATCCAACCGGGGACTTGCATTTAGGGCATGCGCGCGGCGCGGCGGTCGGCGATTCTTTATGCAACATTTTAGAAAAAGCGGGGTTTGATGTAACGCGCGAATATTATATTAACGATGCGGGAAACCAAATTTACAATTTGGCAAAATCGGTGGAAGCCCGCTATTTCCAAGCGCTTGGGATCGATAAAGAAATGCCGGAAGACGGCTATTACGGCGACGATATTATCGAAATCGGGAAAAAGCTCGCCGAGGAGTATGGCGACAAATACGTTCATATGGATGAACAAGAGCGTCTTGCCTTTTTCCGCGAGTATGGGCTCCGTTACGAATTAGAAAAAATCAAAAAAGATTTAGCAGATTTCCGCGTGACGTTTGATGTTTGGTATTCGGAGACATCTTTATACAAGAGCGGGAAAATTGATGAAGCGCTCGCCATATTGCGCGAACGCGGGCATATTTACGAAAAGGACGGTGCGACGTGGTTTCGTTCGACAACGTTTGGCGACGACAAAGACCGCGTCTTAATTAAGCAAGACGGCACGTATACGTATTTATTGCCGGATATTGCTTACCATCAAGACAAGCTGCGCCGCGGTTTTACAAAAATCATTAACATTTGGGGCGCAGACCACCATGGTTATATTCCGCGCATGAAGGCGGCAATTGCGGCGCTTGGCTACGATCCTGACGTGCTCGAAGTCGAAATCATTCAGTTAGTCAATTTGTATCAAAACGGCGAAAGAGTAAAAATGAGCAAACGGACCGGAAAAGCGGTGACGATGCGCGAATTGATGGAAGAAGTTGGTCTTGACGCGACGCGTTACTTCTTTGCGATGCGATCCAGCGACACTCATTTAGACTTTGATATGGATCTTGCTGTGTCGCAGTCGAATGAAAACCCGGTGTACTATGTGCAGTACGCCCACGCGCGCGTCTGCAGCATCCTTCGCCAAGGGGAAGAACTCCAGTTATCGTACGAAGGCGATTTGCAGCTTGATTATATCCAAACGGAGAAAGAGATTGAGCTATTAAAAAAACTAGGGGAATTTCCAAGTGCTGTTTCGGAGGCGGCGCTCAAGCGGATGCCGCATCGCATCACCGGTTATGTTTTTGAGTTAGCGTCAGCGCTGCACAGCTTTTACAATGCCGAAAAAGTATTAGATCCGGAAAACGTTGAAAAAAGCCGGGCGCGGTTAGCGTTGATGAAGGCCGTCCAAATCACGCTGCAAAACGCTTTAGCGCTCATTGGGGTATCAGCTCCGGAAAAAATGTAG
- the speB gene encoding agmatinase — MRFDEAYSGNVFIKSHPDFAESEAVIYGMPMDWTVSYRPGSRFGPTRIREVSIGLEEYSPYLDRELGEVKYFDAGDIPLPFGNAQRSLDMIEDFVDQILAADKFPLGIGGEHLVSWPVIKAVYKKYPDLAVIHMDAHADLREQYEGEPLSHATPIRKVAELVGPTNVFSFGIRSGTKEEFQWAKDNGMYIAKFEVLEPLKEVLPKLAGRPVYVTIDIDVLDPACAPGTGTVDAGGITSKELLAAIHEIAKSNVRVVGADLVEVAPIYDHSEQTANTASKLIREMILGWVQKRNA; from the coding sequence ATTTTGCAGAAAGCGAAGCGGTCATTTACGGAATGCCGATGGACTGGACGGTAAGCTACCGGCCTGGTTCCCGCTTCGGCCCGACGCGCATTCGCGAAGTGTCGATCGGATTAGAAGAATATAGCCCATATTTAGATCGCGAACTTGGGGAAGTAAAATATTTTGATGCGGGCGATATTCCGCTTCCGTTCGGGAACGCGCAGCGCAGCTTGGATATGATCGAAGATTTCGTGGATCAAATTTTAGCGGCCGATAAATTCCCGCTCGGCATCGGCGGCGAGCATCTCGTCTCGTGGCCGGTCATTAAAGCGGTGTATAAAAAATATCCTGATTTAGCGGTCATCCATATGGACGCCCATGCAGATTTGCGCGAACAATATGAGGGGGAGCCGCTTTCCCATGCGACGCCGATCCGCAAAGTCGCGGAACTTGTGGGTCCAACAAACGTATTTTCGTTCGGCATTCGTTCGGGCACGAAAGAAGAGTTTCAATGGGCGAAAGATAATGGAATGTACATCGCCAAGTTTGAAGTGCTCGAGCCGCTAAAAGAAGTGCTTCCGAAGCTTGCCGGCCGCCCTGTCTATGTCACGATTGACATCGATGTTCTTGATCCTGCTTGCGCGCCGGGAACAGGCACGGTTGACGCTGGCGGCATTACGTCGAAAGAACTGTTGGCGGCGATTCATGAAATCGCCAAATCGAATGTCCGCGTCGTCGGAGCCGATTTGGTGGAAGTAGCTCCTATCTACGACCATTCGGAACAAACCGCCAATACAGCAAGCAAACTCATTCGCGAAATGATTCTCGGCTGGGTGCAAAAACGCAATGCGTAA
- the cls gene encoding cardiolipin synthase has translation MTIFFVIAIILAFIYFDDKLGGHFYKKKKAKIVYQERRSNLSFFINGTQLFTDYFTEIRKATHHIHILFYIVKTDEISQQFFQLLKQKAEEGVRVRLLVDWVGSFGLPKKLIRSLKESGVEFAYAHKPHFPFFFYRLNRRNHRKITVIDGKIGYIGGFNIGKEYVGQDPNFGEWRDYHLKIAGEGVYDLQMQFCRDWEEATKMSIAEGQYFPPLQKGTVSHQLVAMNGHSVEQQFIHFIRQANKEIIIGSPYFIPGRAVMNALLEALSRGVKVTILVPLKADHPFVKEAAYPYFYHLLKSGAHIYRFYQGFYHAKTMVIDEKCCDIGTANFDKRSMFLNSEINCYIYDRAFVQRVKEAIQHDLARSERLTLDFWQKRTLWQRGKESLSSILSAWL, from the coding sequence ATGACGATATTTTTCGTTATTGCTATTATATTAGCGTTCATTTATTTCGATGACAAGCTCGGGGGACACTTTTACAAAAAGAAAAAAGCAAAAATCGTATATCAAGAACGCCGAAGCAATCTTTCTTTTTTCATCAACGGAACGCAACTATTCACCGATTACTTTACCGAAATCCGCAAAGCAACACATCATATCCATATTTTGTTTTATATCGTCAAGACAGATGAAATTAGCCAGCAATTTTTCCAATTGTTAAAACAAAAAGCAGAGGAAGGCGTCCGCGTTCGTCTTCTCGTTGATTGGGTCGGCAGCTTCGGGCTGCCAAAAAAGCTGATTCGCTCCTTAAAAGAAAGCGGGGTGGAATTCGCGTATGCACATAAACCGCATTTTCCGTTTTTCTTTTACCGGCTGAATCGGCGTAATCACCGGAAAATTACCGTCATTGATGGAAAAATTGGATATATCGGCGGCTTTAATATCGGTAAAGAATATGTCGGGCAAGATCCAAATTTCGGCGAATGGCGTGATTACCATTTAAAAATAGCAGGAGAAGGGGTTTACGACTTACAAATGCAGTTTTGCCGCGATTGGGAAGAAGCGACGAAAATGTCGATTGCAGAAGGCCAATATTTCCCGCCTCTCCAAAAAGGAACGGTTTCTCACCAACTTGTTGCCATGAACGGCCATTCAGTAGAACAACAATTCATCCATTTCATTCGCCAAGCAAATAAAGAAATCATCATCGGCAGCCCGTATTTTATCCCTGGCCGCGCTGTGATGAACGCGCTGCTTGAAGCGCTCTCCCGCGGAGTAAAAGTAACGATCCTCGTGCCGCTAAAGGCCGACCACCCGTTCGTTAAAGAAGCCGCATATCCATATTTTTACCATCTTTTAAAGTCCGGAGCACACATTTATCGGTTTTATCAAGGGTTTTATCACGCCAAAACGATGGTGATTGACGAAAAATGTTGTGATATCGGTACAGCAAACTTCGATAAACGAAGCATGTTTTTAAATAGCGAAATTAATTGTTATATTTATGATCGCGCCTTCGTTCAACGAGTAAAAGAAGCAATTCAGCATGATCTGGCCCGCTCGGAACGGCTGACGCTTGATTTTTGGCAAAAGCGGACACTATGGCAGCGCGGCAAAGAATCGTTATCGTCCATCCTTTCCGCATGGCTGTAG
- a CDS encoding DUF1934 domain-containing protein, translated as MEKQNGIPIRLKQVTDIRDGFRKETVALETEGFCYIKENAVYLQFAEQQELGKINTVVKITDREVVVMRSGAVRMRHVFRKTEETTGQYYTPFGQWTMKTKTDNIEFRYNEKGKQGHLFLSYQLEMQNEQAGRHAMTIMFKEA; from the coding sequence ATGGAAAAGCAAAACGGAATCCCTATTCGTCTGAAGCAAGTTACCGATATTCGTGACGGGTTTCGCAAAGAGACGGTCGCTTTGGAAACGGAAGGATTTTGCTACATAAAAGAAAATGCCGTCTATTTGCAATTTGCCGAACAGCAAGAGCTAGGCAAAATAAACACAGTTGTGAAAATAACGGATCGCGAAGTGGTTGTGATGCGGTCCGGAGCGGTTCGAATGCGCCATGTCTTTCGCAAAACAGAAGAAACAACTGGGCAATATTATACTCCGTTCGGACAGTGGACGATGAAAACAAAAACGGACAATATCGAATTTCGCTATAATGAAAAAGGAAAACAAGGGCACCTGTTTTTATCGTATCAATTGGAAATGCAAAACGAACAGGCGGGGCGTCATGCGATGACGATTATGTTTAAGGAGGCATAG